A stretch of Lactuca sativa cultivar Salinas chromosome 6, Lsat_Salinas_v11, whole genome shotgun sequence DNA encodes these proteins:
- the LOC111878370 gene encoding uncharacterized mitochondrial protein AtMg00820-like, which translates to MVTRAKAGIFKPNHQVDLSGFLCHWLSHALFASSDPIHHTQAMSGPKWVHAMHMEMDDMYNNNTLTLVPCPDNHNVVGCKWLFRTKYRADGSIERHKGRFMA; encoded by the coding sequence ATGGTCACTCGTGCCAAAGCTGGCATTTTTAAACCCAACCATCAAGTTGATCTTTCTGGATTTCTATGTCATTGGCTCTCTCATGCGTTATTTGCTTCAAGTGATCCTATCCATCACACTCAAGCCATGAGTGGCCCTAAATGGGTGCATGCTATGCATATGGAGATGGATGATATGTATAACAATAATACGTTGACATTGGTTCCATGTCCTGATAATCACAATGTTGTAGGATGCAAGTGGTTGTTTCGCACCAAATACCGTGCAGATGGCTCCATTGAGCGTCATAAGGGTCGTTTCATGGCTTAG